A genomic stretch from Flavobacterium sp. KS-LB2 includes:
- a CDS encoding macro domain-containing protein: MKVNFFDKGVRNKFWIYFSAISGILSFILLFNIVPEENKECLKYFGYLSFFILIIIYLIIWYRANKLTNINIDIDGSNVNIKCGDLFSEDGLKTIAFNEYFDTIVDDKIISNKSLNGIFINKYFSGKIKELDDFIVEKSDELDVINNQVNRRLGGKTVQFKLSTIFVYDEFILTAFSKFDEHNKATLTMSEYIEFLINFWDRVNRVYAQKTVSVPVFGSGITRIKEHKNISDEDLLKIMLWTFKLSEMKFKHPAKLTIVIHKDKISQINLFNIKSIELGI, translated from the coding sequence ATGAAAGTTAACTTTTTTGACAAAGGTGTTAGAAACAAATTCTGGATATATTTTTCTGCAATATCTGGTATTTTATCATTCATACTACTTTTTAATATTGTACCCGAAGAGAATAAAGAATGTTTAAAATATTTTGGTTATTTATCTTTTTTTATTTTAATAATTATATATTTAATTATTTGGTATAGAGCTAATAAGCTTACTAATATAAATATTGATATTGATGGTAGTAATGTAAATATAAAATGTGGTGATTTATTTTCTGAAGACGGTCTTAAAACTATAGCATTTAACGAGTATTTTGACACTATAGTTGATGATAAAATAATATCTAATAAATCACTTAATGGTATTTTTATTAATAAATATTTTAGCGGAAAAATAAAGGAACTTGATGATTTTATAGTAGAAAAATCAGATGAATTAGACGTGATTAATAATCAAGTTAATAGAAGATTGGGCGGTAAAACTGTACAATTTAAATTAAGTACAATTTTTGTTTATGACGAATTTATACTAACTGCATTTTCTAAATTTGATGAGCATAATAAAGCAACTCTGACAATGTCCGAATACATAGAATTTTTGATTAATTTTTGGGATAGAGTCAACCGTGTTTACGCTCAAAAAACTGTTTCCGTTCCTGTTTTCGGTTCTGGAATCACACGAATAAAAGAACACAAAAACATAAGCGATGAAGATTTATTAAAGATAATGTTATGGACATTTAAATTAAGTGAAATGAAATTTAAACATCCTGCTAAATTAACAATTGTTATACATAAAGATAAAATAAGTCAAATTAACTTGTTCAATATTAAATCAATAGAATTAGGAATATAA
- a CDS encoding TIR domain-containing protein, with the protein MSKIYNYCAFYVSEPFNESSLGAHATKDFCYYNMLKAWKGLDNSFPFNNAHDTTYNVRDNSDWETTLKPRLRERLRNSKNIVLFLSSNTLNSRAVREEIEYGVNSLGLPLIVIYPELKTKDDLLTSDKNNLNNVVKNLWNKLPVFRDSKSKVPVLHVPINKDTIKMALNNSDFRIDSGKNPNDYFYK; encoded by the coding sequence ATGAGTAAAATTTACAATTATTGTGCATTTTATGTAAGTGAACCATTTAATGAATCATCTCTTGGCGCTCACGCAACTAAAGATTTTTGTTATTACAATATGCTCAAAGCGTGGAAAGGATTAGATAATTCTTTTCCATTTAACAATGCACACGATACTACTTATAACGTCCGAGATAATAGTGATTGGGAGACGACACTTAAACCCCGACTTAGAGAGAGACTTAGAAACTCTAAAAACATTGTCTTATTTCTAAGTAGCAACACTCTGAATTCAAGAGCAGTAAGAGAAGAAATTGAGTATGGAGTAAATAGTCTTGGTCTACCTCTTATTGTCATATATCCTGAATTAAAAACAAAGGATGATTTACTTACTTCTGATAAAAATAATTTAAATAATGTCGTAAAAAATTTATGGAATAAATTACCAGTATTCAGAGATTCTAAATCCAAAGTACCTGTATTACATGTTCCTATTAATAAAGACACTATAAAAATGGCTTTAAATAATTCAGATTTTAGAATAGATTCTGGAAAAAATCCGAATGATTATTTTTATAAATAA